The Armatimonadota bacterium region TGGGATCTACGCGGCTTACGAGGGTCTCGACGGCGTCAAGAACGCGCGCTTCCCCGGCAAGGTTGTGATCTATCCCCAGATCAGGGATCTGCCGCTCACGCCGCTGGAGGATCTCGCTGACGTGCTGCCCGAAGTCGCGGCGAAACTCTCGCCCCAGGGCGCATGGACCCGTGAGGCCGAGATCGAGCTGATCAAGCATTTCTTGCCCGAGTAGCTGCTGCACCGGGTGTGGAATGCCCGTGTCTTCCAGCGCACGGGCCCCGCACATCAATACGCGAGGTTGGATTCAAATGGCATTGCCGGATACATACCCAGACAAGTCCGTTTGCGCCCGTGTCGAAAACAAGGTCGCATTTGTCACCGGTGGCGCGCAGGGCCTCGGTGAGGCCATCTGCGCCCATCTTGCCGCCAATGGTGCCCAGGTGATGGTGGCCGACCTCAACGCAGAGGGTGCGCAACAAGTTGCCGCCGAAATCGCCGCCAAGTACGGCACGAAGTCTCTTGGCATCGGCTGCGACATCACCGATGAGGCCGACGTTGAGAAGAGCTTCGCCACCCTCAAGGCCGAACTGGGTCCCGTCGACATTGTGGTGAGCAACGCGGGGATCCTGATCTCCGGCCCCATCACTGAGTTTGATGTGAGCAAGTGGCGCAAAGTGGTGGACGTCAACCTTGTGGGTTATATGGTGGTGGCCAAGCACGCCGCTCTGCAGATGATTGGCCGCGGTGGCAGCATCATCCAGATCAACAGCAAGTCCGGGAAGACCGGAAGCAGCAAGAACAGCGCGTACGCCGCCAGTAAGTTCGGCGGCATCGGACTCACCCAGAGCCTTGCGCTTGAGCTTGCCGAATACGGCATCCGTGTAAACTCCATCTGCCCGGGTAATCTGCTGGACTCCCCCCTGTGGGTGGACAGCCTTTACGAGCAGTATGCGAAGCGCTGGAACAAGACGGTGGAAGAAGTCCGCGCCATGTACGTGGATAAGGTCCCGATGAAGCGCGGCTGCACCTATGCGGACGTCTGTGGGCTGCTGGTGTAC contains the following coding sequences:
- the srlD gene encoding sorbitol-6-phosphate dehydrogenase, which encodes MALPDTYPDKSVCARVENKVAFVTGGAQGLGEAICAHLAANGAQVMVADLNAEGAQQVAAEIAAKYGTKSLGIGCDITDEADVEKSFATLKAELGPVDIVVSNAGILISGPITEFDVSKWRKVVDVNLVGYMVVAKHAALQMIGRGGSIIQINSKSGKTGSSKNSAYAASKFGGIGLTQSLALELAEYGIRVNSICPGNLLDSPLWVDSLYEQYAKRWNKTVEEVRAMYVDKVPMKRGCTYADVCGLLVYLASDESSYVTGQALNVDGGQTMH